A window of the Mesorhizobium opportunistum WSM2075 genome harbors these coding sequences:
- a CDS encoding heme ABC transporter ATP-binding protein produces MIEARDVSVDIAGKRIVGGVDFDARPGEVAAIVGPNGSGKTTFLKALSGELAYSGRVVLNGRDLSAMKPVEIAVQRAVLPQATTLSFPFTVREVVKLGLVGGRSGALPGEDLRLPERALARVDLDGFAGRFYQELSGGEQQRVQLARVLCQVWAPVLDGRPRYLFLDEPVSSLDIKHQLIIMNIARDFARRGGGVVAILHDLNLTAMYADRIFVMHRGRLAATGSPQDVLSDDLIEKVFDCRLRVGVLPTGNMPFVLPQSSVG; encoded by the coding sequence ATGATCGAGGCGAGGGATGTTTCGGTTGATATTGCCGGCAAGCGCATCGTCGGCGGTGTCGATTTCGATGCACGGCCAGGCGAAGTGGCGGCGATCGTCGGTCCCAATGGTTCGGGCAAGACGACCTTCCTCAAGGCCCTGTCGGGCGAACTTGCCTATAGCGGGCGCGTCGTTCTCAACGGCCGCGATCTGTCGGCCATGAAGCCGGTCGAAATCGCCGTCCAGCGGGCGGTGCTGCCGCAGGCGACGACACTGTCGTTTCCGTTCACCGTGCGCGAGGTGGTCAAGCTTGGCCTTGTCGGTGGCCGCTCGGGCGCCTTGCCCGGCGAGGATTTGCGGCTGCCGGAGCGGGCGCTGGCGCGTGTCGATCTCGACGGCTTTGCCGGGCGTTTCTACCAGGAGCTTTCGGGCGGCGAGCAGCAGCGCGTCCAGCTTGCACGCGTGCTGTGCCAGGTCTGGGCGCCGGTGCTCGACGGCAGACCTCGCTACCTGTTCCTCGATGAACCGGTTTCCAGCCTCGACATCAAGCACCAGCTGATCATCATGAACATCGCCCGCGATTTCGCCAGAAGGGGCGGCGGCGTGGTCGCCATCCTGCACGACCTCAATCTGACGGCCATGTACGCCGACCGCATCTTCGTCATGCATCGCGGCCGGCTGGCCGCGACCGGTTCGCCACAGGATGTGTTGAGCGATGATCTGATCGAGAAGGTTTTCGACTGCCGGCTCCGAGTCGGTGTGCTGCCGACCGGCAATATGCCATTCGTGCTGCCGCAATCCTCGGTCGGCTAA
- the rirA gene encoding iron-responsive transcriptional regulator RirA, translating into MRLTRQTNYAMRILMYCAANNDRLSRIPEIAAAYSVSELFLFKILQPLVEHGLVETVRGRNGGVRLGRAAEAISLFDVVRVTEESFAMAECFENDAAECPLVDSCALNSALREALNAFFAVLERYTIADMVAARPNVRSLLGIDMLERRAPAA; encoded by the coding sequence ATGCGGCTTACACGCCAGACCAACTATGCCATGCGCATCCTGATGTATTGTGCCGCCAACAACGACCGGCTGAGCCGCATTCCGGAGATCGCGGCCGCCTATTCGGTGTCGGAACTTTTTCTGTTCAAGATCCTGCAGCCGCTGGTCGAGCACGGCCTTGTGGAGACCGTGCGTGGCCGCAATGGCGGCGTCAGGCTTGGCCGCGCGGCCGAAGCGATCAGCCTGTTCGACGTCGTTCGGGTGACGGAAGAAAGCTTCGCCATGGCCGAATGCTTCGAGAATGATGCCGCCGAATGCCCCTTGGTCGATAGCTGCGCGCTGAATTCGGCGCTGCGTGAAGCGCTGAACGCATTCTTCGCGGTGCTGGAGCGCTACACGATCGCCGATATGGTGGCGGCGCGCCCGAACGTCCGCAGCCTGCTCGGCATCGACATGCTGGAGCGCCGCGCCCCGGCCGCCTGA
- a CDS encoding DUF445 domain-containing protein, with protein MAQSASSLAPVRFDADAAAKLSALRRTKFVATAALALCVLVFALAKSFEHTYPWLGFVAAFAEAATIGGLADWYAVVALFKRPLGLPIPHTAIIPENQHRIADNLGRFIEVNFLAPEPVREKLAEVDFSALVADWLADGERAAGLSRFVVRLVPQTLAAVEQSGLRGFLTSRMLEQIEKVPLAPLAAELLSALTDDRRHQKLFDEFTKVVGRFLNDEQALATMREKIREELPSLFNLFRADAYLLKKIVASAGSLLDEVRADPDHPMRAEFDRFAQGFIEKLRTSKQYAKRAEQMKRDFLARPEVKGLAGDMWASLSLFIEQDAKAPNSMIRAHLANMFVEVGRHLAGDAQIRADMNQGFVVALASFVESQKSGVSKFIADQVKRWDLAQLTRLIEMNIGRDLQYIRFNGMIIGGLAGIALYTIELLLPVN; from the coding sequence ATGGCACAATCGGCTTCGTCCCTGGCGCCGGTCCGTTTCGATGCCGACGCTGCCGCCAAGCTCTCCGCTTTGCGGCGGACGAAGTTCGTCGCCACGGCCGCGCTGGCGCTTTGTGTGCTGGTGTTTGCGTTGGCCAAGTCGTTCGAACACACCTATCCGTGGCTGGGATTCGTCGCGGCCTTCGCCGAGGCGGCGACCATCGGCGGTCTGGCCGACTGGTACGCGGTTGTGGCGCTGTTCAAGCGGCCGCTCGGGTTGCCGATCCCGCATACCGCCATCATTCCCGAGAACCAGCACCGTATCGCCGACAATCTCGGCCGCTTCATCGAGGTGAACTTCCTCGCCCCGGAACCGGTGCGTGAAAAGCTTGCCGAGGTCGATTTTTCGGCGCTGGTCGCCGACTGGCTGGCCGACGGCGAACGCGCAGCCGGGCTGTCGCGCTTCGTCGTGCGGCTGGTGCCGCAGACGCTGGCTGCCGTAGAACAATCCGGCCTGCGTGGCTTCCTCACCAGCCGCATGCTGGAGCAGATCGAAAAGGTGCCGCTGGCGCCGCTCGCGGCCGAACTCTTGTCCGCGCTCACCGACGACCGCCGCCACCAGAAACTGTTCGACGAATTCACCAAGGTGGTCGGGCGGTTCCTCAATGACGAACAGGCATTGGCGACGATGCGCGAAAAAATCCGCGAGGAACTGCCGTCGCTGTTCAACCTGTTCCGGGCCGACGCCTATCTCCTGAAGAAGATCGTCGCCTCGGCCGGCTCGCTGCTCGACGAGGTGCGGGCCGATCCCGACCATCCGATGCGCGCAGAATTCGACCGTTTCGCCCAAGGCTTCATCGAAAAACTCAGAACATCGAAGCAATACGCCAAACGCGCCGAGCAGATGAAGCGGGATTTCCTGGCCCGGCCGGAGGTCAAGGGATTGGCCGGCGACATGTGGGCAAGCCTCAGCCTGTTCATCGAGCAGGACGCCAAGGCGCCGAATTCGATGATCCGCGCGCATCTCGCCAACATGTTCGTCGAGGTCGGGCGCCATCTCGCCGGCGACGCGCAGATCCGGGCCGACATGAACCAGGGGTTCGTCGTGGCGCTCGCCTCCTTCGTCGAGAGCCAGAAGAGCGGCGTGTCGAAATTCATCGCCGATCAGGTCAAGCGCTGGGACCTTGCCCAACTGACGCGGCTGATCGAGATGAACATCGGCAGGGACCTGCAATACATCCGCTTCAACGGCATGATCATCGGCGGGCTGGCGGGTATCGCGCTCTACACGATCGAGCTGCTGCTCCCGGTCAATTGA
- a CDS encoding phasin family protein, producing MAKQPESDSFMDMFGRFGRDLKVPNVDVEAILAHHRKNLEALEKSARAGAAGATSLLSRQREMLQDTLRDVADMAQGYRAPGNPQEIMAKQTEFAKKSFEAALKNAGEVAELARKCGTESIDILRARIKEAMEEIRAGYGQK from the coding sequence ATGGCCAAACAACCGGAATCCGATTCCTTCATGGACATGTTCGGCAGGTTCGGCCGCGACCTGAAGGTGCCCAATGTCGATGTCGAGGCGATCCTTGCCCATCATCGCAAGAACCTCGAAGCCTTGGAGAAATCGGCGCGAGCCGGCGCCGCGGGCGCGACCTCGCTGTTGTCGAGGCAACGCGAGATGCTGCAGGACACGCTGCGTGACGTTGCCGACATGGCGCAGGGCTACCGGGCGCCGGGCAATCCGCAGGAAATCATGGCCAAGCAGACGGAGTTCGCCAAGAAATCCTTCGAGGCCGCGCTGAAAAATGCTGGGGAAGTGGCTGAATTGGCCCGGAAATGCGGCACCGAATCGATCGATATCCTGCGCGCGCGCATCAAGGAGGCGATGGAGGAAATCCGCGCCGGTTATGGGCAGAAATAG
- a CDS encoding MaoC family dehydratase gives MTEIRPKTPPTYEQLRMMSGQELGVSEWTTVDQDRIDQFAECTGDHQWIHVDPERARRQSPFRTTIAHGYLTLSIIGALALGMGIVPENTQAAFNYGFDKVRFLAPVKVGARIRLRTVLLSMEDRGPGQYLMKAANTVEIEGEEKPALTAETLVLLYERRKRAGA, from the coding sequence ATGACAGAAATACGGCCTAAAACGCCGCCGACCTACGAGCAGTTGAGGATGATGTCCGGGCAGGAACTCGGCGTCTCGGAATGGACCACTGTCGACCAGGACCGTATCGACCAGTTCGCCGAATGCACCGGCGACCATCAATGGATCCACGTCGATCCGGAACGGGCGCGGCGGCAAAGCCCATTTCGCACCACGATCGCGCATGGCTACCTGACGCTGTCGATCATCGGCGCGCTGGCGCTCGGCATGGGCATCGTGCCGGAGAATACGCAGGCTGCGTTCAACTACGGCTTCGACAAGGTGCGCTTCCTGGCGCCGGTCAAGGTCGGCGCGCGCATCAGGCTGCGTACGGTGCTGCTGTCCATGGAAGACAGGGGGCCCGGCCAGTATCTGATGAAGGCCGCCAACACGGTCGAGATCGAAGGCGAGGAGAAGCCGGCGCTGACGGCTGAAACATTGGTCTTGCTCTACGAGCGCCGCAAACGGGCAGGGGCCTGA
- a CDS encoding MFS transporter — protein sequence MAVAEQNGLISAPQQKESAGWALASLSLATLLSSLGTSIASVGLPSLMQTFGASFQAVQWVVLAYLLAITTLIVSAGRLADMVGRRPLLLGGIALFTAASVLCGLAPTLWLLIAARAVQGLGAALMMALTLAFVAETVSKDRTGSAMGLLGAMSAIGTTLGPSLGGLLIAGLGWRAIFLVNVPLGLLTFALAWRALPARSNGTHAARGKFDATGTALLALTLGAYAMAMTLGRGSFGALNIGLLAAAGIGVILFAIAQARVKTPLVQLASFRDLQLSASLVMSLIVATVMMATLVVAPFYLSRGLELDAAMVGLVLSTGPLVSALSALLAGRLADRFGAHRMMVAGLLGLAMGTLLLSLAMTKLGIASYVVPITVTCFGYALFQTSNNAAVMSGVDAGERGVISGLLNLSRNLGLITGASLMGAIFAVASGQGAADTAILSPAAAAQGMQTTFGAATGMVLAALVLAVLSARFASRIPSTLASQ from the coding sequence ATGGCAGTCGCCGAGCAAAATGGGCTGATATCAGCGCCGCAACAGAAAGAATCCGCCGGCTGGGCGCTGGCCAGCCTGTCGCTCGCCACGCTTTTGTCGTCACTCGGAACCAGCATTGCCAGCGTCGGGCTGCCCTCGCTGATGCAGACGTTCGGGGCCTCGTTCCAGGCCGTGCAATGGGTGGTCCTGGCCTATCTCCTTGCCATCACCACGCTGATCGTCAGCGCCGGGCGGCTGGCCGACATGGTCGGGCGCCGGCCGTTGCTGCTTGGCGGCATCGCGCTGTTCACAGCGGCGTCCGTACTCTGCGGCCTGGCGCCGACACTGTGGCTGCTGATTGCCGCGCGGGCCGTGCAAGGACTGGGGGCTGCGCTGATGATGGCGCTGACGCTGGCCTTTGTCGCCGAAACGGTGAGCAAGGACCGGACTGGCAGCGCCATGGGCCTGCTCGGCGCTATGTCCGCGATCGGCACGACACTCGGCCCTTCGCTCGGCGGCTTGCTGATCGCCGGCCTCGGCTGGCGGGCGATCTTCCTGGTCAATGTCCCGCTGGGCCTCCTGACCTTTGCGCTCGCCTGGCGTGCCCTGCCCGCTCGCAGCAATGGAACGCATGCCGCCCGAGGCAAGTTCGACGCGACAGGCACGGCGCTGCTCGCCCTGACCCTGGGCGCCTATGCGATGGCGATGACGCTTGGCCGGGGTAGTTTCGGCGCGCTCAACATCGGCCTGCTGGCTGCCGCCGGCATCGGCGTCATCCTGTTTGCCATTGCGCAGGCGAGAGTGAAAACACCGCTGGTCCAACTCGCCAGCTTCCGCGACCTCCAGCTCAGCGCCAGCCTGGTCATGAGCCTGATCGTCGCCACGGTGATGATGGCGACCCTGGTGGTAGCGCCATTCTACCTGTCGCGCGGACTGGAGCTGGATGCCGCGATGGTTGGTCTGGTGCTTTCCACCGGGCCGCTGGTCTCGGCCCTGTCGGCGCTGCTGGCCGGACGACTTGCCGATCGTTTCGGAGCCCACAGGATGATGGTCGCCGGCCTGCTCGGCCTCGCCATGGGCACCTTACTGCTGTCGCTCGCGATGACAAAGCTCGGCATTGCCAGCTATGTCGTTCCCATCACCGTCACCTGCTTCGGCTACGCCCTGTTCCAGACCTCCAACAATGCAGCCGTCATGAGCGGTGTCGACGCCGGCGAACGCGGGGTCATATCAGGCCTGCTCAACCTGTCGCGCAACCTCGGCCTGATCACAGGCGCATCCTTGATGGGAGCGATATTCGCGGTCGCGTCGGGGCAAGGCGCTGCGGACACGGCGATCCTATCGCCGGCCGCGGCCGCGCAGGGAATGCAGACCACTTTCGGAGCGGCAACCGGCATGGTGCTAGCTGCGCTGGTCCTGGCAGTTCTTTCGGCCCGTTTTGCCAGCCGGATACCTAGCACGTTGGCCTCACAATAG
- a CDS encoding LysR family transcriptional regulator, which translates to MTSPDLNLLFALDVLLAEGSVARAARRLRLSPSAMSRTLARLREATGDPLLVRAGRGLVATPRAEELRRQVGPVVQDAEALLRPAELLDLSSLDNVYTLRTNEGFVEEFGPRLVARIEADAPGVRLRFAPKSDKDAMSLREAAVDLEIGVAGETGPEVRIQALFRDRFIGVVRAGHPFGEGPVTPERYAAGRHISVSRRGRERGPIDEALSALGLQRTVLCMVSGFSAALAMARGSDLIASVPERHTVGARAGMHSFPLPVATVEVTISMLWHPRLDADPAQRWLRDCVREVCVSR; encoded by the coding sequence ATGACGTCACCCGATCTCAATCTGCTCTTTGCGCTAGACGTTCTGCTCGCGGAAGGCAGCGTGGCACGCGCCGCGCGCCGTTTGCGTCTCAGCCCTTCGGCCATGAGCCGGACACTGGCACGGCTGCGCGAGGCAACAGGCGATCCCCTGCTGGTTCGCGCCGGGCGCGGCCTGGTGGCGACACCGCGCGCGGAAGAATTGCGGCGGCAGGTCGGCCCTGTCGTCCAGGACGCCGAGGCGCTGCTGCGGCCTGCCGAGTTGCTTGATCTCTCAAGCCTGGACAACGTCTACACATTGCGCACCAACGAAGGCTTCGTCGAGGAATTCGGGCCTCGTCTCGTCGCCCGCATCGAGGCCGATGCGCCAGGGGTGCGGCTGCGTTTCGCGCCGAAGTCCGACAAGGATGCGATGTCGCTGCGTGAAGCGGCGGTCGACTTGGAAATCGGCGTCGCCGGTGAAACCGGTCCCGAAGTGCGTATCCAGGCGCTGTTTCGCGACCGCTTCATCGGTGTTGTTCGAGCCGGCCATCCCTTTGGCGAAGGCCCGGTGACGCCCGAGCGCTATGCGGCCGGCCGGCACATCAGCGTCTCGCGGCGTGGCCGCGAGAGAGGGCCGATCGACGAGGCCCTGAGCGCGCTTGGTTTGCAGCGGACGGTCCTATGCATGGTGTCGGGTTTCTCGGCCGCGCTCGCCATGGCGCGTGGCTCGGACCTGATCGCCAGCGTGCCCGAGCGGCATACGGTTGGCGCGCGCGCCGGCATGCATAGTTTTCCGCTGCCGGTCGCCACCGTGGAGGTCACCATCTCGATGCTCTGGCATCCGCGCCTCGATGCCGACCCGGCGCAACGCTGGTTGCGCGACTGCGTGCGGGAGGTTTGCGTGAGCCGCTGA
- a CDS encoding PLP-dependent aminotransferase family protein, translated as MAEPALEPDGAHALVATIPVATTLVETVMATIRQRIAARSLTPGARLPSIRAFAKSMQVSKSTVVEAYERLAAEGAIRSRPGSGFYAAGSLAPLSLAEIGPRLDRVVDPLWVSRQSLEAGDEILKPGCGWLPASWMPQSALRRALRTVARADDVALADYGTPLGLPPLRQLLARRMAGHGIEVSPEQIMLTESGTQAIDLLCRFLIEPGDTVLVDDPCYFNFHALLRAHRAKVVSVPYTPSGPDIELFAQALAEHRPRLYITNSAIHNPTGAILSPVTAHRLLKLADQSDLTIVEDDIFADFEHAPAPRLAAFDGLSRVVQIGSFSKTLSASVRCGFIAAPRDWIEGLTDLKIATTFGGGRLAAELVLTLLKDGSYRKHMDLLRARLARAMSETTTRLKAVGITPWIDQPAGLFLWCSLPDGVDAAEVARRALSDNVVLAPGNAFSLSQTASRFLRFNVAQCEDKRIFKVIEAAMAR; from the coding sequence ATGGCTGAACCCGCTTTGGAACCGGACGGTGCACACGCCCTTGTCGCGACCATCCCTGTCGCGACCACCCTCGTCGAGACTGTCATGGCGACCATTCGCCAGCGTATCGCCGCGCGCAGCCTGACACCGGGAGCGCGACTGCCCTCGATCCGCGCCTTCGCCAAATCCATGCAGGTGTCGAAATCCACCGTGGTCGAGGCCTATGAGCGGCTCGCAGCCGAAGGCGCGATCCGCTCCCGGCCGGGCTCGGGCTTTTATGCCGCCGGCTCGCTGGCGCCGCTATCGCTGGCCGAGATCGGCCCCCGGCTCGATCGCGTCGTCGATCCGCTCTGGGTCTCGCGCCAGTCGCTGGAAGCCGGCGACGAGATCCTGAAACCCGGCTGCGGCTGGCTGCCGGCCTCATGGATGCCCCAGTCCGCCTTGCGTCGCGCACTGCGCACGGTGGCGCGTGCCGATGATGTCGCGCTGGCCGATTACGGCACGCCGCTTGGCCTGCCGCCCTTGCGGCAATTGCTGGCGCGGCGCATGGCCGGGCATGGCATCGAAGTCTCGCCCGAACAGATCATGCTGACGGAATCGGGTACGCAGGCCATCGACCTGTTGTGCCGGTTCCTGATCGAGCCCGGCGATACGGTGCTGGTCGACGATCCCTGCTATTTCAATTTCCACGCTTTGCTGCGCGCCCACCGCGCCAAGGTGGTCAGCGTCCCCTACACGCCGTCGGGGCCGGATATCGAGCTGTTCGCGCAGGCGCTCGCCGAGCACCGGCCGCGGCTCTACATCACCAATTCCGCCATCCACAACCCGACGGGCGCGATCCTGTCGCCGGTCACGGCGCACCGGCTGCTGAAACTCGCCGACCAATCGGACCTGACCATTGTCGAGGACGATATCTTCGCCGATTTCGAACATGCCCCCGCCCCTAGGCTGGCGGCCTTCGATGGTCTCAGCCGCGTTGTCCAGATCGGCAGCTTCTCCAAGACGCTGTCGGCCTCGGTCCGCTGCGGCTTCATCGCCGCGCCCCGCGACTGGATCGAGGGCCTGACCGACCTCAAGATCGCCACGACCTTCGGCGGCGGACGGCTGGCGGCCGAACTGGTGCTGACGCTGCTGAAGGACGGCAGCTACCGCAAGCACATGGACTTGCTGCGCGCCAGGCTTGCGCGCGCCATGAGCGAGACCACCACCCGCCTGAAGGCGGTCGGCATCACGCCCTGGATCGACCAGCCGGCCGGGCTGTTCCTGTGGTGCAGCCTGCCCGATGGCGTGGACGCGGCCGAAGTCGCACGCCGTGCCCTTTCGGATAATGTCGTGCTGGCGCCAGGCAATGCGTTCAGCCTGTCCCAGACCGCCAGCCGTTTCCTCCGCTTCAATGTCGCCCAGTGCGAAGACAAGCGGATTTTCAAGGTGATCGAGGCGGCGATGGCGCGCTGA
- a CDS encoding DMT family transporter has translation MDKIASGWLNGFIGVLIFSGSLPATRVAVVDLDPTFLTSARAAIAGLLGLAMLLLFRQKRPERGDLLSLVIVALGVVVGFPLLTALALKHVTSAHSIIFVGLLPLATAIFGVLRGGERPQPAFWLFSCVGSALVAGFALMQGVTASPVGDGLMLAAIVVCGLGYAEGAALSRRLGGWQVICWALTLSLPIMLVLTLATLPPSFAAIGSHAWIGLAYVSLFSMLIGFVFWYRGLAQGGIAAVGQLQLLQPFFGLALAATLLHEQVSPLMVVVTLGVVACVFGAKKFAR, from the coding sequence ATGGACAAGATCGCGAGCGGCTGGCTGAACGGATTTATCGGCGTGCTGATCTTCTCAGGCTCGCTGCCGGCGACGCGCGTGGCAGTGGTGGATCTCGATCCGACATTCCTGACATCGGCCCGAGCGGCGATTGCCGGTCTGCTTGGCCTGGCCATGCTGCTCCTGTTTCGGCAAAAGCGCCCGGAGCGCGGGGATTTGCTGTCGCTGGTGATCGTCGCACTCGGCGTGGTGGTCGGTTTTCCGCTGCTGACCGCGCTGGCGCTGAAGCACGTCACCTCCGCCCACTCGATCATCTTCGTCGGCCTGCTGCCGCTGGCGACCGCGATCTTCGGCGTGCTGCGCGGAGGTGAGCGTCCACAACCGGCGTTCTGGCTGTTTTCCTGCGTGGGCAGCGCGCTGGTCGCGGGCTTTGCGCTGATGCAGGGCGTGACGGCCTCGCCGGTGGGCGACGGTTTGATGCTCGCCGCCATCGTCGTCTGCGGCCTGGGCTATGCCGAGGGCGCCGCGCTGTCGCGCAGGCTCGGTGGCTGGCAGGTGATCTGCTGGGCGCTGACGCTGTCGCTGCCGATCATGCTGGTGCTGACTTTGGCGACCCTGCCGCCGTCGTTTGCCGCCATCGGCTCCCACGCCTGGATCGGGCTCGCCTATGTCTCGCTGTTCAGCATGCTGATCGGCTTCGTCTTCTGGTATCGCGGTCTGGCGCAAGGCGGCATCGCCGCGGTCGGGCAGTTGCAGTTGCTGCAGCCCTTCTTCGGCCTTGCGCTGGCGGCGACGCTGCTGCACGAACAGGTCAGCCCGCTAATGGTGGTTGTCACGCTCGGCGTGGTGGCCTGCGTGTTCGGGGCGAAGAAGTTTGCGCGGTAA
- a CDS encoding zinc-dependent alcohol dehydrogenase family protein yields MKAVVFEKFGEAPTIQTVPDPKPAADGVVIKVEATGLCRSDWHGWMGHDADIRLPHVPGHELAGIVVAAGKHVTRWKAGERVTVPFAVGCGHCFECNSGNHQVCEHQSQPGFNAWGSFAEYVAIEHADTNLVRLPDEMEFATAASLGCRFVTSFRAIVDQGRVTPGEWVAVHGCGGVGLSAIMIASSMGANVIAIDLTDEKLDFARKIGAVATINASTTPNVVKTVKQITNGGAHMSMDALGHPTTSFNSIANLRRRGRHVQVGLMLGDHARPQVPMDKVIAFELEILGSHGMQAYRYPAMMEMIRHGKLKPELLVGKKINLDEAPAALMAMGGFEGIGIGVVTKF; encoded by the coding sequence ATGAAAGCCGTCGTCTTCGAGAAATTCGGCGAAGCGCCAACGATCCAGACCGTTCCCGATCCGAAACCGGCCGCCGATGGCGTCGTCATCAAGGTCGAGGCGACCGGGCTCTGCCGCAGCGACTGGCATGGTTGGATGGGCCATGACGCCGACATCCGCCTGCCGCATGTGCCCGGCCACGAACTGGCCGGCATCGTCGTCGCGGCGGGCAAGCATGTGACGCGCTGGAAGGCCGGGGAACGCGTCACGGTGCCGTTCGCCGTCGGCTGCGGCCATTGTTTCGAATGCAATTCGGGCAATCACCAGGTCTGCGAACATCAATCGCAGCCCGGCTTCAACGCCTGGGGCTCCTTCGCCGAATATGTCGCCATAGAGCACGCCGACACCAACCTCGTGCGCCTGCCCGACGAGATGGAATTCGCCACCGCCGCCAGCCTCGGCTGCCGCTTCGTCACCTCGTTCCGCGCCATCGTCGACCAGGGCCGGGTGACGCCGGGCGAATGGGTGGCGGTGCATGGCTGCGGCGGCGTCGGCCTGTCGGCGATCATGATCGCCAGCTCGATGGGCGCCAATGTAATCGCCATCGACCTCACCGACGAGAAGCTGGATTTCGCCAGGAAGATCGGTGCCGTCGCCACCATCAATGCGTCCACGACGCCGAACGTGGTCAAGACGGTCAAGCAGATCACCAATGGCGGCGCGCATATGTCGATGGACGCACTCGGCCACCCGACCACCTCGTTCAACTCGATCGCCAATCTGCGCCGGCGCGGTCGCCACGTGCAGGTCGGGCTGATGCTTGGCGATCATGCCCGCCCGCAGGTACCGATGGACAAGGTGATCGCCTTCGAGCTCGAAATCCTCGGCAGCCATGGCATGCAGGCCTATCGCTACCCGGCGATGATGGAGATGATCCGCCACGGCAAGCTCAAGCCTGAACTGCTGGTCGGCAAGAAGATCAACCTCGACGAGGCGCCCGCCGCGTTGATGGCGATGGGTGGCTTCGAGGGAATCGGAATCGGGGTTGTGACGAAGTTTTAA
- a CDS encoding DUF4262 domain-containing protein, translating to MPNREAKDPAESKALADVEAYGCHILYVLEEDDNPPFSYSVGIEHNFKAPELIVIGLKPEISQSIINEYCRRVRSGEIFEPGQRASGFVNGFDCQFGTVHVGHYREHFGWDIWFYDGLDFRVMQLIFPTTEGVWPWEVDASDWFRARQPLLDTEPSPKDMD from the coding sequence ATGCCGAATAGGGAAGCCAAAGATCCCGCGGAATCCAAGGCGCTGGCCGATGTCGAGGCATATGGCTGCCACATTCTCTACGTGTTGGAGGAGGACGACAACCCACCGTTCAGCTACTCGGTTGGCATAGAGCACAACTTCAAGGCTCCAGAGTTGATCGTCATCGGCCTGAAGCCTGAAATCTCCCAATCCATCATCAACGAATATTGCAGGCGAGTCCGATCAGGCGAGATCTTCGAACCAGGACAGCGAGCGTCCGGCTTCGTCAACGGCTTCGATTGCCAGTTCGGCACCGTTCATGTGGGGCATTATCGCGAGCATTTCGGCTGGGATATCTGGTTCTACGATGGGCTCGATTTTCGTGTCATGCAGCTGATCTTTCCCACGACCGAAGGGGTCTGGCCATGGGAAGTCGACGCCAGCGACTGGTTCCGAGCGCGCCAGCCATTGCTCGATACCGAGCCTTCGCCAAAGGACATGGACTGA
- the maiA gene encoding maleylacetoacetate isomerase produces MSEFVLHNYYRSSTSYRARIALEMKGLSYDYVPHHLRHGDHLEPAYLAVNPQGLVPALVLGDGTLLTQSLAIIEYLDEIQPEPPLLPGDALGRARVRMLAQMIACDIHPVNNLRVLTSLRTLFGAGDQDITNWFRHWVNEGFRPLEKLLASSPQTRTFCHGETPGLADICLVAQIASNARFGVDLAPYPTIARINAACMALPSFQKAAPEKQIDAE; encoded by the coding sequence ATGAGCGAGTTCGTCCTGCACAATTACTATCGGTCCTCCACCTCCTATCGGGCGCGGATCGCGCTGGAGATGAAGGGGCTGAGCTATGACTATGTCCCGCACCATTTGCGCCATGGCGACCATCTGGAGCCCGCCTATCTCGCGGTCAATCCGCAGGGGCTGGTGCCGGCGCTGGTGCTGGGCGACGGGACGCTTTTGACGCAGTCGCTGGCGATCATCGAATATCTCGACGAGATCCAGCCCGAACCGCCGCTGCTGCCTGGGGACGCACTTGGCCGGGCGCGCGTGAGAATGCTGGCGCAGATGATCGCCTGCGACATCCACCCGGTGAACAATCTGCGTGTGCTGACCTCGCTGCGCACCCTGTTCGGTGCCGGCGACCAGGACATCACCAACTGGTTCCGCCACTGGGTGAACGAAGGTTTCCGGCCGCTTGAGAAGCTCCTGGCATCGTCGCCGCAGACCAGAACATTCTGCCATGGCGAAACGCCGGGGCTCGCCGATATCTGCCTGGTTGCACAAATCGCCAGCAACGCCCGTTTCGGCGTGGACTTGGCGCCCTACCCGACGATCGCACGCATCAACGCCGCCTGCATGGCACTGCCGAGCTTCCAGAAGGCCGCGCCCGAGAAACAAATCGATGCCGAATAG